The Drosophila gunungcola strain Sukarami chromosome 2L unlocalized genomic scaffold, Dgunungcola_SK_2 000007F, whole genome shotgun sequence genome includes a region encoding these proteins:
- the LOC128253157 gene encoding sphingolipid delta(4)-desaturase DES1 has translation MGQKVSRSDFEWVYTEEPHASRRKIILEKYPQIKKLFGHDPNFKWVAGAMVLTQILALFVVKDLSWSWLLVAAYCFGGIINHSLMLAVHEISHNLAFGHSRPMHNRILGFICNLPIGLPMSISFKKYHLEHHRYQGDEAIDTDIPTLLEARLFDTTFGKFLWVCLQPFFYIFRPLVINPKPPTRLEIINTVVQLTFNALIVYFLGWKPLAYLLIGSILAMGLHPVAGHFISEHYMFAKGFETYSYYGPLNWITFNVGYHNEHHDFPAVPGSRLPEVKRIAKEFYDTMPQHTSWTRVLYDFIMDPAVGPYARVKRRQRGLAS, from the exons ATGGGTCAGAAAGTTTCGCGCAGCGACTTCGAATGGGTGTACACGGAGGAGCCGCACGCCTCGCGGCGCAAGATCATCCTGGAAAAGTACCCGCAGATCAAGAAGCTGTTTGGTCACGACCCCAATTTCAAGTGGGTAGCCGGTGCGATGGTGCTCACCCAGATTCTGGCCCTGTTCGTTGTGAAGGACCTGTCGTGGTCGTGGCTCCTGGTGGCCGCCTACTGCTTTGGGGGCATCATCAACCACTCGCTGATGCTGGCCGTGCACGAAATCTCGCACAACCTGGCCTTCGGACACAGCAGGCCCATGCACAACCGGATCCTGGGCTTTATCTGCAACCTGCCCATCGGCTTGCCCATGAGCATTTCGTTTAAGAAATACCACCTCGAACATCACCG TTACCAAGGTGATGAGGCAATAGACACTGACATACCCACACTGCTGGAGGCGCGCCTTTTTGACACCACTTTCGGAAAGTTTTTGTGGGTGTGCTTGCAGCCTTTCTTCTACATTTTCCGACCACTGGTGATTAACCCGAAGCCACCTACGCGCCTGGAGATTATCAACACCGTGGTGCAGCTGACTTTCAACGCGCTGATCGTTTATTTCCTGGGCTGGAAGCCCCTGGCCTACCTGCTAATCGGTAGCATTCTGGCCATGGGACTGCACCCGGTGGCCGGACACTTCATATCGGAGCACTACATGTTTGCGAAGGGATTTGAGACCTACTCATACTACGGCCCGCTCAACTGGATCACCTTTAATGTGGGCTATCACAACGAGCACCACGACTTCCCAGCGGTGCCCGGCTCACGGCTGCCCGAGGTCAAGCGAATTGCCAAGGAATTCTATGACACGATGCCCCAGCATACCAGCTGGACACGAGTACTTTACGACTTCATCATGGACCCAGCGGTGGGACCGTACGCCCGAGTGAAGCGTCGCCAGCGCGGACTGGCTTCCTAA
- the LOC128253214 gene encoding neprilysin-1-like produces the protein MERIVWISSLLLLLGFATGLGVTRSVDATANERILSSIKRHMNDSADPCEDFQNYATGKFHEVNKKEDWEITQDAIRDSYIGKLQSVLDLLKDRLFVDEFSVEEKVWRFYNTCLTAPEGTSRIRRFLELVPPGENLTWPPLVAQGSQWPKQQFQWLETLANLRLYALENPLIFFEIRADFYSSNKFSLALSKPDLYKLSNVSEVEDLLKRTGVGPRRAVYLARSIIQLDSDLNGPTGVDTFYTFTLEDVQSRTNLQMGKYLQTVFGHSFENSTSVYVSNMEYFEQIDGVVRKYDSEVVASYLMIQFVRFLLFLDGNGPEKKPAQCAAAVASQMELASDLLYENHYLGQGKREEYSREVQRIFEAVSRTLMARLEENRMHLTDDEVNFLQQKLLAKTLKVGYLPDGVNHRRFVTNFYDDLELDTHPDFARAQLSVLRHRQRRFLDKFNGPVAKGTDYLYFSGYISDNVPGIWFDDSHNIIVMPYNMLLEPYFAPESHDVFKMSLLGFYLARTMMKSFLPGDLPFDSVGNYGGYLNEFKERQSYVDGLACLNSTARSKDLHYRSGDVVSLGLVYETFFGGNSVFNQDQPAFADVPLKKLFLLNVAQLFSFTQEYQDEVQMDSDKLRLSQAVSNLPAFCEIFNCPDTAPLNPPRKCEMW, from the coding sequence ATGGAGAGAATAGTGTGGATTAGCAgcctgctgcttttgctgggCTTTGCAACTGGACTCGGAGTAACTCGATCCGTCGATGCTACGGCCAACGAGCGGATCCTAAGCTCCATAAAGCGGCACATGAATGACAGTGCCGATCCTTGCGAGGATTTTCAGAACTATGCCACAGGCAAGTTCCACGAGGTAAACAAGAAGGAGGATTGGGAAATTACCCAGGATGCCATCAGGGACAGCTACATTGGCAAACTGCAGTCGGTGCTCGATCTGCTGAAGGATCGACTTTTCGTCGACGAATTCTCCGTGGAGGAGAAGGTGTGGCGCTTCTACAACACTTGTCTCACGGCCCCCGAAGGCACTTCCAGGATAAGGCGTTTCCTGGAGTTGGTTCCGCCGGGTGAGAACCTAACCTGGCCGCCACTAGTTGCCCAAGGAAGTCAGTGGCCCAAGCAGCAGTTCCAGTGGCTGGAGACCTTGGCGAATCTGCGACTCTACGCATTGGAAAACCCTTTGATCTTTTTCGAGATCCGGGCGGACTTTTACAGCAGCAATAAGTTCTCCTTAGCTCTTAGCAAGCCGGATTTGTACAAGTTAAGTAATGTGTCCGAAGTCGAGGACCTGTTGAAACGGACCGGAGTGGGCCCAAGGCGGGCTGTGTACCTGGCCAGGAGCATTATCCAACTGGACTCGGATCTTAATGGTCCGACTGGAGTCGATACGTTCTACACATTCACCCTGGAAGATGTGCAGAGTAGGACCAATCTACAGATGGGCAAGTACCTCCAGACTGTCTTTGGCCACTCCTTTGAGAACAGTACCTCGGTGTATGTGAGCAATATGGAGTACTTTGAACAAATCGACGGAGTCGTTCGCAAGTACGACTCTGAGGTGGTGGCCAGTTACCTAATGATTCAATTTGTCCGCTTTCTACTATTCTTGGATGGCAATGGCCCAGAGAAGAAGCCCGCCCAATGCGCCGCTGCCGTCGCATCTCAAATGGAGCTGGCCAGCGATCTGCTGTACGAAAACCATTACTTGGGCCAGGGAAAGCGAGAGGAGTACAGCAGGGAAGTGCAGCGGATCTTTGAGGCGGTGAGCAGAACACTTATGGCCAGGCTGGAGGAGAACCGCATGCACCTGACCGACGACGAAGTCAACTTTCTGCAGCAGAAACTGCTCGCCAAGACGCTTAAAGTGGGATATCTGCCAGACGGTGTCAACCATCGTCGCTTCGTGACCAATTTCTACGACGATCTGGAACTGGACACGCATCCGGATTTCGCTAGGGCACAACTCAGCGTCCTGAGACACAGACAACGTCGATTCCTGGACAAGTTCAATGGGCCTGTTGCCAAGGGGACAGATTACCTTTACTTCTCTGGTTACATTTCAGATAATGTTCCCGGCATATGGTTCGATGACAGTCACAACATCATCGTCATGCCCTATAACATGTTGCTGGAGCCCTACTTTGCGCCCGAAAGTCATGATGTCTTCAAGATGAGTCTGCTGGGATTCTACCTGGCTCGCACAATGATGAAAAGTTTCTTGCCCGGAGACCTGCCCTTCGACAGTGTGGGCAACTACGGAGGTTACCTGAATGAGTTCAAGGAGCGGCAAAGCTATGTCGATGGTCTCGCATGCTTGAATTCTACTGCTCGTTCCAAGGATCTCCACTACCGTTCGGGCGATGTGGTGAGTCTGGGCCTGGTTTACGAGACCTTCTTCGGAGGCAACTCGGTGTTCAACCAGGATCAGCCCGCATTCGCCGATGTGCCACTGAAAAAGCTGTTCCTGCTGAACGTCGCCCAGTTGTTCTCGTTCACTCAGGAGTATCAAGATGAGGTCCAAATGGACTCCGACAAGTTGCGTCTCAGTCAGGCGGTGAGCAATCTGCCGGCTTTTTGCGAAATATTCAACTGCCCGGACACCGCGCCTCTGAATCCGCCGAGGAAATGTGAAATGTGGTAG
- the LOC128253213 gene encoding LOW QUALITY PROTEIN: adenylyl cyclase X E-like (The sequence of the model RefSeq protein was modified relative to this genomic sequence to represent the inferred CDS: inserted 2 bases in 1 codon) — protein sequence MATMHLLDPSHDVFVLRRIYIFLPIPSVRGAALLATSVSIVNVVHFEHFIALDQTKSARNVRGYEVISVDMLRXEEVWFRHALRLEMMLLDSILSPQIAKPIKDSIKNKIMLEFERSISGGSQRPENFMAIQVLPDVSILSADVVELTTQLTTMEKLVKVLYDLFARFDVAASHFQVQRLKFLGACYYCVTDGDPDHAKVPVSLGISMIANIQEVRYVRH from the exons atggcaacaatgcat CTTCTTGATCCCTCCCACGACGTCTTTGTGCTCCGCAGGATTTACATCTTTTTGCCGATTCCCTCTGTCAGGGGAGCTGCCCTACTGGCCACCTCAGTCAGCATTGTAAACGTGGTCCACTTCGAGCACTTCATTGCGCTTGACCAAACCAAAAGCGCGCGCAATGTTCGTGGCTACGAAGTGATATCCGTCGACATGCTCCG GGAGGAGGTGTGGTTTCGGCACGCCCTGCGCCTGGAAATGATGCTTTTGGACAGCATCCTGTCGCCGCAGATTGCGAAGCCCATCAAGGATAGCATCAAGAACAAGATCATGCTCGAGTTCGAGCGCTCCATCTCCGGTGGTTCGCAAAGGCCGGAAAACTTCATGGCCATCCAGGTACTTCCCGACGTCAGTATCCTCTCCGCCGACGTGGTTGAGCTGACCACCCAGCTGACCACGATGGAAAAGTTGGTGAAGGTGCTGTACGACCTCTTCGCCAGATTCGATGTGGCTGCCTCTCACTTCCAAGTGCAGCGCCTCAAGTTCCTAGGCGCCTGCTACTATTGTGTGACGGATGGTGACCCCGACCACGCCAAGGTGCCGGTGTCCCTGGGCATTTCCATGATTGCCAACATCCAGGAAGTGCGGTATGTGAGGCATTAA